A genome region from Nicotiana tabacum cultivar K326 chromosome 13, ASM71507v2, whole genome shotgun sequence includes the following:
- the LOC142167964 gene encoding uncharacterized protein LOC142167964, with the protein MKLIDMQTSPAIVEYKSIIITEHTPNVIEVGQVYQDKQTIISAMKYYSVMNKFQFRVKRSSARSRLASYLYILEKTYPGSVVKLQKTKDDCFLYAFVALSTFIKGWEHCRPVVVVDGTFLKSAYREIMLTASAMDTTGRILLLAYAIVDSENDASWRSKLNKGHLKLSELYFATTRSYTLDEFNERMSKIEEINTHVKAYLYDNGYHRWFRVHATVNRTWTMTSNITESLNAVNKDERELPVVELLEYKRTLLEHWTNEKLLNAKGTFTYLGKKYKKELEDNKTLSQKMRMRASTDYIHIVIDGVKRFIVCLQNKRCSCGQFQLDELPCPHALAALRHRNESYENYCSPYYTRESLLQTYKILVDPLPDESK; encoded by the exons ATGAAGTTGATTGATATGCAAACATCTCCGGCAATTGTGGAATATAAAAGTATCATCATAACAGAACATACGCCAAATGTAATTGAAGTAGGCCAAGTTTACCAAGACAAGCAAACAATTATCAGTGCAATGAAGTACTATTCTGTCATGAATAAGTTTCAATTTAGGGTGAAAAGGTCTAGTGCAAGAAG TCGCTTGGCGAGTTATTTGTATATTCTGGAGAAGACTTATCCCGGGTCGGTAGTCAAATTGCAAAAGACTAAAGATGACTGTTTCTTGTATGCATTTGTTGCACTTAGTACATTCATCAAGGGTTGGGAGCATTGTAGGCCAGTTGTAGTAGTCGATGGCACCTTCTTGAAGTCGGCATATAGGGAAATCATGCTAACAGCTAGCGCAATGGATACAACAG GTAGAATATTATTACTAGCATACGCCATTGTTGATTCAGAAAATGACGCATCATGGAG GTCAAAGTTAAATAAAGGTCATCTAAAGTTAAGCGAATTATACTTTGCCACAACACGATCATACACgcttgatgaatttaatgaaagaatgtcaaagattgaagagatCAACACACATGTTAAAGCATACCTATACGATAATGGCTATCACAGATGGTTTCGGGTACATGCTACGGTGAACAGAACATGGACGATGACATCAAACATTACAGAGTCCCTGAATGCGGTAAACAAAGATGAAAGAGAGTTACCCGTAGTAGAACTATTAGAGTACAAGAGGACTCTTCTTGAACATTGGACTAATGAAAAGTTATTGAATGCAAAGGGTACGTTCACATACCttggaaaaaaatacaaaaaagagtTGGAGGACAATAAGACATTATCGCAGAAGATGAGA ATGAGGGCTTCAACAGATTACATCCATATTGTGATAGATGGTGTGAAGCGCTTCATTGTTTGCCTTCAAAATAAGAGATGTAGTTGTGGACAATTCCAGCTTGATGAACTTCCATGTCCACATGCTTTGGCGGCTTTAAGGCACAGGAACGAGTCTTATGAAAACTATTGTTCTCCTTATTACACGAGGGAGAGCCTTCTGCAGACTTATAAAATACTAGTAGACCCGCTGCCTGATGAAAGCAAATAG
- the LOC107808662 gene encoding L-type lectin-domain containing receptor kinase S.4-like, translated as MAKNIRLIFFLVFFILISRTVFSDQEFVYNGFSGVAASYLSVNGIAEIEKTGALRLTNETSRTVGHAFYKSAIKFKNFPTGNVSSFSTAFAFGIVPEYAKLGGHGFAFTISRTKDMKGALPSQYLGLLNSSHVGNFSNPFFAVEFDTVQDFEFGDISDNHVGIDINNLKSNASVNASYFSEGNSTKQKLFLQCGKTIQAWIDYDSTRNVLNVTLSLSSVKPSYSILSFPVDLSPILEEFMYVGFSASTGLLASSHYIFGWSFKMNGKAQSLDLDLLPNLPGPKKDQTTLIVATSLSAVVFLAFGVLLALYIIWKIKNIDVIELWELEIGPHRFSYKELKKATRGFRDKELLGFGGFGRVYKGTLPRTNTDVAVKRINHDAKQGLQEFVSEIATIGRLRHRNLVQLIGWCRRKGDLLLVYDFMPNGSLDKYIYDEPRVNLTWNQRFKIIKGVASGLLYLHEEWEQTVIHRDIKAGNVLLDTEMNGRLGDFGLAKLYEHGANPSTTRVVGTLGYLAPELTKTGKPTTSSDVFAFGALLLEVACGRRPIEAKALPEELILVDWVWDKWREGAILEVIDPRLNGEYDEMEAVVVLKLGLICSNNTPSKRPSMRLLVRYLEGEVALPETLAAPNEYDGKNGGASGMEFEDFVHSYPSSSYLEKVSTWSSAYDGEGDIDIEANPITPLTDSGREDSR; from the coding sequence ATGGCTAAAAATATTAGACTAATCTTTTTCTTGgtgttttttattttaatatcaaGAACAGTTTTTTCTGATCAAGAATTTGTTTACAATGGTTTTAGTGGTGTTGCAGCTAGTTATTTAAGTGTAAATGGTATTGCTGAGATTGAAAAAACTGGTGCTCTAAGGCTAACAAATGAAACATCAAGAACAGTTGGTCATGCCTTTTACAAAAGTGCAATCAAATTCAAGAATTTTCCAACTGGGAATGTTTCTTCCTTTTCTACTGCTTTTGCTTTTGGGATTGTTCCAGAATATGCTAAATTAGGTGGTCATGGTTTTGCTTTCACAATCTCAAGAACTAAAGATATGAAAGGTGCTCTTCCTAGTCAGTATTTAGGCCTTTTAAATTCAAGTCATGTTGGTAATTTTTCCAACCCTTTTTTTGCTGTTGAATTTGATACTGTTCAAGATTTTGAGTTTGGTGATATTAGTGATAATCATGTTGGTATTGACATCAATAATTTAAAATCTAATGCTTCAGTTAATGCTAGCTATTTTTCTGAAGGAAATTCCACTAAGCAAAAGCTTTTTCTCCAGTGTGGTAAGACAATTCAGGCTTGGATTGACTATGATTCAACCAGAAATGTACTGAATGTTACACTCTCACTATCTTCGGTAAAACCAAGTTATTCAATTTTGTCTTTTCCAGTGGACCTTTCACCAATTCTTGAGGAGTTTATGTATGTTGGATTTTCTGCTTCGACCGGTTTGCTTGCTAGTTCACATTATATATTTGGTTGGAGTTTCAaaatgaatggaaaagctcaatcTCTGGATCTTGATTTGTTGCCTAATCTACCTGGACCTAAAAAGGATCAAACAACCTTAATTGTAGCGACGTCTTTATCTGCTGTCGTCTTTCTTGCATTTGGTGTTCTTTTGGCCTTATACATCATTTggaaaatcaagaacatagatgTGATTGAGCTTTGGGAACTTGAAATAGGTCCACATAGGTTTTCTTACAAGGAGTTAAAGAAAGCTACAAGGGGTTTTAGAGATAAAGAGCTACTTGGTTTTGGTGGATTTGGTCGAGTTTATAAAGGAACGTTGCCTAGGACTAATACTGATGTTGCTGTTAAGCGAATAAATCATGATGCAAAACAAGGTCTCCAAGAATTTGTGTCTGAAATCGCCACTATTGGTCGGCTTAGACATAGGAATTTGGTTCAGCTCATTGGATGGTGTCGACGAAAAGGTGacttgttacttgtttatgacTTTATGCCTAATGGAAGCTTAGACAAGTACATTTATGATGAACCAAGAGTCAATTTAACATGGAATCAGCGATTCAAGATTATTAAAGGTGTGGCTTCCGGGCTGCTGTATTTACATGAAGAATGGGAACAAACTGTAATCCATAGAGATATCAAAGCAGGGAATGTGTTATTAGATACGGAAATGAATGGACGACTTGGAGATTTTGGACTTGCCAAGTTATATGAGCACGGGGCAAATCCTAGCACGACAAGAGTAGTGGGCACGTTGGGTTACTTGGCTCCTGAATTAACCAAGACCGGAAAGCCTACAACAAGTTCAGATGTTTTTGCCTTTGGTGCATTGCTGCTAGAAGTTGCTTGTGGGAGGAGGCCAATTGAGGCGAAAGCATTACCCGAGGAGTTAATTTTGGTGGATTGGGTTTGGGATAAATGGAGGGAAGGTGCCATTCTTGAAGTAATTGATCCGAGATTAAATGGCGAGTATGATGAAATGGAGGCCGTGGTGGTGCTTAAATTAGGACTAATATGTTCGAATAATACGCCATCTAAGAGACCTAGCATGAGGCTACTGGTGAGATACTTGGAAGGGGAGGTGGCGCTCCCGGAGACATTGGCAGCGCCCAATGAATATGATGGGAAAAACGGTGGCGCTAGCGGTATGGAGTTTGAGGACTTTGTACATTCCTATCCGTCCTCGTCTTATTTAGAGAAAGTAAGCACGTGGTCATCGGCTTATGATGGTGAAGGAGATATTGACATTGAAGCTAATCCGATAACTCCGTTAACGGATTCTGGCAGAGAGGACAGCAGGTAG